Part of the Streptomyces antimycoticus genome, CGGCGAAGAGCGCGTCCAGGGGGTCACCGCCCCGGCGGGCTGGTCGCCCGGGCCGATCAGCTCGGCGAGCTGCATGGCCAGGCTGCGCAGAATGGAGATCTCGACCTCGTCCAGCGCGAGGGAGGCACCGCCGCCGGGCAGCGGCTCGAACCGTCCCGACATCAGCGCTCCTGCTGGAGGGTCGCCCACAGGCCGTAGCCGTGCATCGCCTGCACGTCGCGCTCCATTTCCTCGCGGCTGCCGCTCGAGACGATCGCGCGGCCTTTGTGGTGGACGTCGAGCATCAAACGGTGCGCCTTGTCCTTGGGATAGCCGAAATAGCTCTGGAAGACGTAGGTCACGTAGCTCATGAGATTGACGGGGTCGTTGTGCACCACCGTCACCCAGGGAACGTCGGGCTCGGGCACCGACATCGGCGCTTCACGGGTTTCGGGACGTTCGGTCTCCACGGGCGTGACACTCACACGTCCCATGCTGCCACCCGGCACTGGCCGTCGCATAAACCGGCACCCAGATCTCGTCACTCTGACGAGTACGGGAGGTAGCATCGTCGACCATGGACACTGCGGACTTGGGACTGCCGGTGGACGTGCCGTCGACCGCACTCTTCACCGACCGGTACGAACTCACCATGCTGCAGGCCGCGCTGCGGGCGGGCACCGCCGACCGCCGCTCGGTCTTCGAGGTATTCACCAGGCGCCTCCCCGAGGGCCGCCGCTACGGTGTCGTCGCCGGCACCGGGCGGGTGCTGGACGCCGTCGAGAACTTCCGCTTCGACAGCGACGTCCTGGACTTCCTCGCCCAGCAGCGGATCGTGGACGAGCCGACGCTCGCCTGGCTCGCCGACTACCGCTTCCGCGGCGACATCTGGGGCTACCCCGAGGGCGAGGTCTACTTCCCCGGCTCGCCGATCATGCGGGTGGAGGGCACCTTCGCCGAGGCGGTGCTGCTGGAGACGGTCATCCTCTCCATCTTCAACCACGACTCCGCGGTGGCCGCCGCCGCGTCCCGGATGTCCACCGCCGCCGGCGGCCGGCCGCTCATCGAGATGGGCGCCCGCCGCACCCATGAACTGGCCGCCGTCGCCGCCGCCCGCGCCGCCTACGTCGGCGGCTTCGCCACCACCTCCGACCTCGCGGCCGGATTCCGCTACAACATCCCCACCGTGGGCACCAGCGCCCACGCCTTCACCCTGCTGCACGACAGCGAGCGGGACGCCTTCACGGCGCAGGTCCAGGCACACGGCAGCGGCACCACCCTGCTGGTGGACACCTATGACGTCGCCGAGGCGGTGCGCACCGCCGTGGAGGTGGCCGGCAAGGACCTGGGCGCCGTAAGGATCGACTCCGGCGATCTGCTGCTGCTCGCCCACCGGGTGCGCCAGCAGCTCGACGAGCTGGGCGCCAAGAACACCAGGATCACGGTGACCAGCGATCTCGACGAATACGCGATCGCCTCGCTGGCCGCGGCCCCGTGGACGCGTACGGGGTCGGCACCCAGCTGGTCACCGGCAGCGGCCACCCCACCTGCTCGATGGTCTACAAGCTGGTCGCGCGGGCCGGTTCGGACACCCCGGACGCGCCGCTGCTGCCGGTGGCCAAGAAGTCCATGGGCGCGAAGTCCTCGGTGGGCGGCCGCAAATGGGCGGCGCGGCGCGTGGACGAGCACGGTGTGGCCGAGGCCGAGGTGGTCGGCACCGGTGCGGTCCCCGAGGAGCTGGCGGGCCATCAGCTGCTGGTGGAGCTGGTGCGCGGCGGCGAGATCGTGGCCCGGGAGCCGCTGGACGCGGCACGGGACCGGCATATCGCCGCCCGGGCCGGGCTGCCGCTCTCGGCGACCCAGCTCTCGCGCGGCGAGCCGGTCCTGCCCACCGAGTACCTGACGGCCTGAGGCGCGCCATGAGGGGGAACGCGGGGCATGCCCACTGCCGCAATCGACGCGGAGTGTCTACCCTCGGTGACATGCACCGGGCACTGATCGTCGTCGACATCCAGAACGACTTCTGCGAGGGCGGAAGCCTCGCGGTGACGGGGGGCGCGGATGTCGCGGCCGCGATCACCGATCTGATCGGGGAGGCGACGCCCGGTTACCGCCATATCGTCGCCACACGTGATCACCACGTCGCCCCGGGCGATCACTTCTCGGACAACCCGGACTACGAGCACACCTGGCCGATGCACTGCGTCGCGGGCACCGAGGGTGTCGGGTTCCACCCGAACTTCGCGCCCGCCGTCGCCTCCGGCGCGATCGAGGCGGTCTTCGACAAGGGCGCGTACAAGGCGGCGTACAGCGGTTTCGAGGGCATCGACGAGCACGGCACCCCGCTCGCCCAGTGGCTGCGCGAGCGGGAGGTGACCGAGGTGGACGTGGTGGGCATCGCCACCGACCACTGTGTGCGGGCCACCGCGCTGGACGCGCGCCGCGAGGGGTTCACCGCGCATGTCCTGCTGGACCTGACCGCGGGTGTCTCCCCGGGCACGACCGAGCGCGCCCTGGGCGAGCTGCGGGCGGCCGGGGTCGAGCTCAGCGGCAAGCCGGTCGTCTGAGGGCGCCGGAGGCGCTCTGCGCGCCTCCCAGCCGCCCTGGCGGCCCTGCGCGGCCGCCCCTCCGGGCCCCGGCGCTATGAGCGGCCCCGGCGCCACGAGGGGCCCCGTCGCTATGAGGGGCCCCGGCGCCACGAGGGGCCCCGGCGCTACGAGGCCGGGGCCGACGGTCTGAGCAGAGCGGCGATCGGATGCCACAGCTCCCCTCCCCGGTCCGGCGCGGTGCGCCAGACCAGCCCGTCGGGATGGTGCAGCACCGCCGTCACCTCGTCGGGCGTCGGCGGGGCCATATTGCCGCGCAGATAGATGGCGCGAAGCCCGAGATTGCGCAGCCTGGTCAGGGCGCGCTGGCGGTTCCCGGCGTGTACCAGGACGCGGACGCCGCCCTCGCCCAGCGGGCTCGGCAGCGTCAGTGCGACCACCACGCTGCCGCCCGGCAGCTTGGTGAATCCTCCGTTGGCCATTGCGGGTCATGTCCCCGTGAGACGTCGTGTCAACAAGTTGGTCGTAGGGGCATCTAAACGCGAACGGCCGCCGCCCGCTAGGGGCGACGGCCGCTACCGCTCTGACCTGCGAAGACGCAGACGGTGTGGATCTAGGAGGCGGACGGTCCGACCTGGACGGTCATCGTCGAGCCGCCCGGGAGCTCCTTGAGGATCTTGATCCGGGTGTTGGTGTCAGCAATCTTCACACTGCCGGTCGGATTGCCCTTGTCCCAGTACGTCCCCTTGTGATCATCGAAGACCGGGATGCCAGGCTTCGGCTTCACCTTGGCGGCCTTGCCGTCGTTGTGCAGCGTGAAGCCGTCCGACGGGAGCCGGCTGAAGGGCGAGTCGTACGCCTGGATCCGGTTGCGCATCAGCGTGCCGTCCGCCCACTTCTCGGGGGTGGCGTGCGCGTCGATCGGCAGGATCAGACCGCTGCCCGGGTGGACGCCGACGTTGTTGTCCGGCTGCGAGGTGTCCCACTGCCAGATCAGCAGCCCGTTCTGGTACGGGAAGTGCTCGACCCAGTCGGGCCGGGTGGAGGCCCAGCCGAAGTTGTACGGACCGGTCTTCAGGGTGGTGTCGTACGAGACGTACTGGCGGTTCTCGGCGATGTAGTACTGCGGGTAGTCCTTGCTGAAGGACGCGCCGATGCGCGAGAAGCCGTTCGCGGTCCAGCCGTTGTCATCGCCCTCGGCGCCGTCGCTGAAGACCGGGGCGCCGTCGGCGGTCAGGGTGATCGCGTCGGCCGCGAAGCCCTTCTGCGCCACACCGCCGTCGGTCTGGTAGCGGAAGCGGAGCTCGATCTTCTTGCCCGCGTAGGCGTCCAGCGGGAAGGAGAGCTTCTTGTACGCTCCGGCGGTGCCGGTCAGCGCGGGCTTGTCACCGGCGTCGCGCGGAATGGCCTTGCCGTCCGCCGTACCGTCGATCGGCGTCCAGTTGGCGCCGCCGTCGGTGGAGACCTCGGTGTAGAGGTAGTCGAAGTTCTCCTCGATGTCCCACCAGCCCTGCAGATCCAGGCTCGCCTTGGACTTACCGGTGAGGTCCACGGACCGGGTGAGGGTGTTCTTCAGGTCGTCCCCCATCCCGCTCCACCACTGCTTGGTGCCCTCGGCGGGGGCGACCACCTCGGTGGTGACGGGCTTGGCGGGCAACTCGACGACCAGCGCCTGCTTGTTCTTGGTGTTGTACTCGGCGACCCCGAGCGTGTGGGTCGACTTCTTCCCGGCCTTGGCCGAGGCGTAGTTCAGCCACCCGAGCTGCAGCTTGTCCCAGGCGTTCATATCGCCGGGCAGATCGCCGATGGCGTCCTTACCGGTGCCGAGCCACGATCCCGCGGACATCAGCGACCAGTAGGCGACGGACGACTCCCCCTTACCGGTGGTGTCGTACTCGTCCGGCAGGCCCAGGTCATGGCCGTACTCATGGGCGAAGACACCGAGGCCGCCGTTCTCCGGCTGCATCGTGTAGTCGCCCACCCAGATGCCGGTGTCGCCGATCTGGGTACCGCCCGACTTGTTCTCGCCCGGGCCGGTGTTGCCGGCGTCGGTGCCATACGCGTACCAGCGGTGCGCCCAGATGGCGTTCTCGCCCTCGGCCCCGCCGCCCGCGGACTCGTCCTCACCGGCGTGGACGATCTGGAAGTGGTCGATGTAGCCGTCGGGCTCGTTGAAGTTGCCGTCGGCGTCGTAGTCGTAGCGGTCCCACTGGTCGTACTGGGCCAGGTCCGCCTTGATCTGCGCGTCGGTGCGGCCGGCCGCCTTCTGGTCCTTGGCCCACTGGTTGACGCCGTCGCGGATCAGGTCCCAGGCGTTGGCGCAGTTGGTGTCGCCGCAGTAGTTGGAGCCGTACCGGGCCTCGTTCCAGTCGACCTTGACCCAGTCGGAGACCTCGCCGTCCACGGAGTAACGGCCCGAGGACTGCTTCTCGTAGTACTTCTTCAGGGACTGCTTCTTCTTGTCCTTGGAGAAGTAGAGGTCCTGGAAGTGCTCGCGGTTGTAGTCCTTCTGCCAGGCCGTGCTGTTGTCGTCGGCGCGGTCCGGCTCGGCGATGGTGTTGTGCGCCGGGCCCGGGTCGCCGCCGTACTTCTTCACCGGCGGCTCGGGGCCGTCGCCGTCCGGGTCGTACATGGTGGTGTCGTCCACCTTGTCGCCGAACTCGACCAGGATGGTGAAGATCTTGTCGGTCTTCTCCCGGGCCAGCTCGACGTACTTGCCCCTGCCGAGCTTCACCACCTTCGACGCCCCGCGCGTGGTCGCCTTGGCGTCACCGGAAATGACCTGACGCAGCGCCTCCTGGCGCTGCGCCTCCTGCTGCTTGCTGTACGGGCCCTCGAGATCGTGCTGGACATCCGTCTTCGCGGGCGCCGGATCATGGCGCTCAACACGCGTAGACGACGCGTCTGCCTGAGCCATGCCAGTCGAGAGTGCCGCCGCGCCGAGCGCGGCCACCACGGTGGCTATGGCGGCCGATCTGGCCGTTCTCCATTGGCTGTTCACTCGCTCAGTCCTCCCCTTTCACACCGGTGCCGGACATTTGACCGGAGTGGCAGGAGAAAAGACAGACCTTGACTTGGACTGATGAGACAAGTACGTTCTGCGATCCCGGTGTTCCGGTTAACGGACAGCAACGGGCGCGCCGTGCGCGCCCGTTGGAGAAGCCGATGATTCCGTGCGCCCCCTGTGCAACGGCGCCGTGGGTGAGGTCACGCTTACTTCCGTTCCCCCTCGGGCATTCACCACCGTAGAGTCAAGCTGACGGTCACATCAGCCTGACCCATGCCCCCTGCATATCGCCCCTGAGGACGGATACCGCCATGCCGCGTCCGACTCCTGCACAGCTTGCCTATGGTTCGGCCACCGTCGTTCTTTCGACCTTCGCCATGCTGCTGCTGTCCCAGACCCGATCGGGACTCGGTATCGCGGTGGTCACCGTGGTCGGGCTCGCATCCGGGCTCCTCGTCGCCGTCACCGTGCCGGTGGCCCGGGTCTCCCGCCCCAGCCGCACCGTCCGCACCAGCGGCCCAGCGGCGGGATCCGGACCGGCCGACTCGGCGGGGGCGTGCGCCCGGGCGCACGCCGACTCAATGCGCGGCTGACACCACCACGGTCCGCGCGGCCTTGTCGTGCAGACAGCGCTGGAACGGCTTGTCCCACAGCAGTGATGCCGAGTTGACCAGCCAGAAGACCGTGCCGACGAGCAGCGGGATCAGCATCCCGGGCAGGACGTAGACCGCCGCGCGGACCCAGCCCTGACCGGCCGGCACATCTCCGTCGGACAGCATCGCGACCCGGATGCGCAGCGCCTTCTTGCCGAGTGTCTGTCCGCTGCGGGCCAGCATGACGCCCTCGTAGCCGAAGTAGAGGGCCATCGTGATGATGAGCGCGAGGGTCACCCTGCCCATGTCCTGCTCGCCCGGGTGGTCCATCGTGTACTGGAGCGCGCCGGTCGCGATGAGCGCCACCGTCCAGATGACGCCGAGGACGACGATGTCGATGAGCCGGGCGGCGAAGCGCTGACCAGGGGTGGCCAGCGGGGGCATCCCGGCGGGGAACGCGTGCGGGGGCGAGGACAGCGGGTCGGGGGCCATGCCCCGATTACATCAGCGCTCTCGGTGGACCGGAAGCTCAGGGTGGCACCTCAGGGGCACTGGCGCTCAGGGCACGGCCGAAGCTCAGGGCACGGCCGAAGCTCAGGGCACCGCCGAGACCACGAGGGTCTTGGCCGCCTTGTCGTGCAGGCACTGCCGATAGGGCCGGTCCCAGGTGCACCACAACACATTGATCAGCCAGAAGACGAAGCCGCAGCAGGGCACGATCTCGGGCAGGGCGTACACCCCGGCGCGCACCCAGCCGGCCGGGCCGGCCGGCGGCTGGCCGTTCTCCAGCAGGGCGACCCGGATCTTCATCGCCTTCTTGCCGACCGTCTGACCGTCCCGGGTCAGCATCAGCCCCTCGTAGACGAAGTAGACCAGGACGTAGATCAGCGTGACGATGGTCGAACGGGCGCTGCCGTCGACCGGGTCGTAGCCGCCGGCGATCGCGCTCAGGACGAGCCCGACCGGGATGCCGATGAGCAGCGCGTCGATGATCCTGGCGATCAGACGGCGGCCGAGGTGCGCGAGCGGGGGCATCCCGGCGTACGGCTCGGCCCCGGCGGTGTGGTCCCCGTACGGGGAGCCGTTCGCCCGCGGATATTTGGCGAACGGATCGCTGCTGTCCCGGTCCCGGGGCTCATCGGGCCCG contains:
- the clpS gene encoding ATP-dependent Clp protease adapter ClpS; this translates as MGRVSVTPVETERPETREAPMSVPEPDVPWVTVVHNDPVNLMSYVTYVFQSYFGYPKDKAHRLMLDVHHKGRAIVSSGSREEMERDVQAMHGYGLWATLQQER
- a CDS encoding nicotinamidase; amino-acid sequence: MHRALIVVDIQNDFCEGGSLAVTGGADVAAAITDLIGEATPGYRHIVATRDHHVAPGDHFSDNPDYEHTWPMHCVAGTEGVGFHPNFAPAVASGAIEAVFDKGAYKAAYSGFEGIDEHGTPLAQWLREREVTEVDVVGIATDHCVRATALDARREGFTAHVLLDLTAGVSPGTTERALGELRAAGVELSGKPVV
- a CDS encoding immune inhibitor A domain-containing protein translates to MNSQWRTARSAAIATVVAALGAAALSTGMAQADASSTRVERHDPAPAKTDVQHDLEGPYSKQQEAQRQEALRQVISGDAKATTRGASKVVKLGRGKYVELAREKTDKIFTILVEFGDKVDDTTMYDPDGDGPEPPVKKYGGDPGPAHNTIAEPDRADDNSTAWQKDYNREHFQDLYFSKDKKKQSLKKYYEKQSSGRYSVDGEVSDWVKVDWNEARYGSNYCGDTNCANAWDLIRDGVNQWAKDQKAAGRTDAQIKADLAQYDQWDRYDYDADGNFNEPDGYIDHFQIVHAGEDESAGGGAEGENAIWAHRWYAYGTDAGNTGPGENKSGGTQIGDTGIWVGDYTMQPENGGLGVFAHEYGHDLGLPDEYDTTGKGESSVAYWSLMSAGSWLGTGKDAIGDLPGDMNAWDKLQLGWLNYASAKAGKKSTHTLGVAEYNTKNKQALVVELPAKPVTTEVVAPAEGTKQWWSGMGDDLKNTLTRSVDLTGKSKASLDLQGWWDIEENFDYLYTEVSTDGGANWTPIDGTADGKAIPRDAGDKPALTGTAGAYKKLSFPLDAYAGKKIELRFRYQTDGGVAQKGFAADAITLTADGAPVFSDGAEGDDNGWTANGFSRIGASFSKDYPQYYIAENRQYVSYDTTLKTGPYNFGWASTRPDWVEHFPYQNGLLIWQWDTSQPDNNVGVHPGSGLILPIDAHATPEKWADGTLMRNRIQAYDSPFSRLPSDGFTLHNDGKAAKVKPKPGIPVFDDHKGTYWDKGNPTGSVKIADTNTRIKILKELPGGSTMTVQVGPSAS
- a CDS encoding RDD family protein, with the translated sequence MAPDPLSSPPHAFPAGMPPLATPGQRFAARLIDIVVLGVIWTVALIATGALQYTMDHPGEQDMGRVTLALIITMALYFGYEGVMLARSGQTLGKKALRIRVAMLSDGDVPAGQGWVRAAVYVLPGMLIPLLVGTVFWLVNSASLLWDKPFQRCLHDKAARTVVVSAAH
- a CDS encoding RDD family protein, producing MSTDQPPPGPDEPRDRDSSDPFAKYPRANGSPYGDHTAGAEPYAGMPPLAHLGRRLIARIIDALLIGIPVGLVLSAIAGGYDPVDGSARSTIVTLIYVLVYFVYEGLMLTRDGQTVGKKAMKIRVALLENGQPPAGPAGWVRAGVYALPEIVPCCGFVFWLINVLWCTWDRPYRQCLHDKAAKTLVVSAVP